In Sphingobium sp. EP60837, the sequence ACGCCCAAGAACGCCGGCGAGAGAGGGGGGCAGCGGGATTCGATGGGGGTGGTGCGGCCGCAGCGCAGCGAGGCACGGCCCCGTCTAATCCCGTTGCGGGGGAGAGGCGGCCGGGACCGCCTTTCCCCCTTCAAACAGGATCGACGCCGGCGCACGCCGGCACCATGAAGCGAGACCCGCTTGCGATCTCGCCCCCGCCATGTGGGTCGTCACCTTGGGCCAAGACCGCTTGCGGGCTTGGGGAACGAAGCGAGTAGGGCCACGGTGCCGCGCCAGCGGCAGGCGCCGCCCCCTAGCCTGGATTGAAATTGTTGCTCAACTGAGCTACATTATCGGCTTGACTAAGGAGGTTCCAATGGCCGCTACCGCTTTCGTGCGCGCGCGCATCGACGAAACATTGAAGGATGAAGCCGCCGCCGTGCTGGCCGAGCTGGGGCTGACCGTCTCGGATGTGGTCCGCATGACCCTCACGCGGGTCGCCAAGGATCATGCGTTGCC encodes:
- a CDS encoding type II toxin-antitoxin system RelB/DinJ family antitoxin, with translation MAATAFVRARIDETLKDEAAAVLAELGLTVSDVVRMTLTRVAKDHALPFELKVPNAETRAAIEASRATMKARRARFTDAQEMFDALDQEARQQ